In a genomic window of Flavobacterium sp. KACC 22761:
- a CDS encoding efflux RND transporter periplasmic adaptor subunit — protein sequence MKHLIKYSGIIVIFLCACSGKENKQDQAVNNMPQVTNNGKTIVFPSDSTVVFFETESIGNSVLNNQIMAPAKVSATVMKSQEGASQNIILFENPDLAASYTQLIQHLANVNQIQNKNIKQKQIEVDRAKDLLAHGAATGKDLLEAQTALSVEQTNLANEKAALIEFETNLKAGGFEPEALKKAKAGTSFIICDIPENQISRIKSGDNCTVQFTAFPNEKFSGKIDDIADMIDQSTRMVKLRISLNNASGKFKAGMFATVSFGVSEGDNISIDKNSLVTVQAKNYVFVKKGNKEFERTEVTIGNQIGDRIVVYSGLTNGDAIAVKGVMQLKGLSFGY from the coding sequence ATGAAACATTTAATAAAATATAGCGGCATTATAGTAATATTTCTTTGTGCCTGCAGCGGAAAAGAAAACAAACAAGATCAGGCGGTAAACAATATGCCACAAGTTACGAATAACGGTAAAACTATTGTTTTTCCTAGTGATAGCACTGTCGTTTTTTTCGAGACAGAATCCATAGGAAATTCGGTTCTTAATAACCAAATTATGGCTCCTGCAAAAGTTTCTGCAACAGTTATGAAATCACAAGAAGGAGCATCGCAAAATATTATTTTGTTTGAAAACCCAGATTTGGCCGCCAGTTATACACAGCTTATTCAGCATTTGGCTAATGTTAATCAAATTCAGAATAAAAACATAAAACAAAAACAAATTGAAGTGGATCGTGCCAAGGACTTGCTCGCGCACGGTGCTGCTACAGGAAAAGATTTGCTGGAAGCACAGACGGCATTATCTGTAGAACAGACAAATTTGGCCAATGAAAAAGCAGCTTTGATTGAGTTTGAAACAAACTTGAAAGCCGGAGGATTTGAACCCGAAGCACTCAAAAAAGCAAAAGCGGGAACATCATTTATTATTTGCGATATTCCAGAGAACCAGATAAGTAGGATAAAAAGCGGAGACAACTGCACGGTGCAATTTACAGCTTTTCCTAATGAAAAATTCTCGGGAAAAATTGATGACATAGCCGATATGATTGATCAATCTACCAGAATGGTAAAATTGCGAATAAGCCTGAACAATGCAAGTGGTAAATTTAAGGCGGGCATGTTTGCGACAGTTTCTTTTGGCGTAAGTGAAGGAGATAATATAAGTATCGATAAAAATTCATTAGTAACGGTTCAAGCGAAAAATTACGTTTTTGTTAAAAAAGGCAACAAAGAATTTGAACGTACAGAAGTGACGATAGGAAATCAAATTGGAGACAGAATTGTTGTTTATAGTGGTTTAACAAACGGTGATGCCATAGCGGTTAAAGGTGTTATGCAACTAAAAGGACTCAGTTTTGGGTATTGA
- a CDS encoding DUF190 domain-containing protein — translation MTQAQVYIDKDELKGAQPLYEYILRFLIEHKIEGATVFHGKLGYGASRYLNRPHDLFSFDKIPLLINFIDEDEKVKTALTALRKVYSGGFIVTNHVEKW, via the coding sequence ATGACACAAGCACAAGTATATATAGATAAAGATGAGTTAAAAGGAGCGCAACCTCTGTACGAGTACATTTTACGATTTTTGATTGAGCATAAAATCGAGGGAGCCACAGTATTTCATGGCAAATTAGGATATGGTGCCAGTCGGTATCTTAACAGGCCTCATGATTTGTTCAGTTTTGATAAAATACCATTGCTGATCAATTTTATAGATGAAGATGAAAAAGTAAAAACGGCTTTAACGGCTTTAAGAAAAGTCTATAGTGGCGGTTTTATAGTTACGAATCATGTAGAAAAATGGTAA
- a CDS encoding CusA/CzcA family heavy metal efflux RND transporter: MIKNLLIFSLRNRWVIIAISVVLMSIGFWCFTKLKIEAYPDIADTNVIVVAQYDGRAAEEVEQQVTVPIERALQNTPNVLDRRSRTIFGLSVVQLTFKDGTDDYFARQQVTERLTEAELPDGVTPSLAPLSTAVGEIFRYVVEAPANYSQAELRDLQDWVIKPALLQVPGIADVTTFGGPLKQFHIITSPEKLRKYNLTLKNVMDAVDANNLNTGGNIIERGGQGFAVRGLGAIKTERDIQNIVLKSENGVPVFVRDVATVEITPPPPSGVMGYTVTKDKKDVSSGVEGIILLRRYENPSEVLKLLKERMADLEENDLPQNVKLRPMYDRTFLIDHSLETVAHTLFEGISIVIILLILFLGSVRSALVVALTIPFSLLFAFILMRLTGIPANLLSLGAIDFGIIVDGACLMAEHLIRKYRTATPEEKQQGIVQITLQAAQEVGREIFFSVTIIILAYMPILLMTRVEGKLFSPMALTLAFAVIGSMLGALTFIPVLISFVYKKAMLDVDKPIKEHKNVVLDFLTKSYEKALARFLNNYKKTTVIGFSIVAIFILCGLKLGTEFLPTLDEGSIFLRGNFPAGISIQENAKYAPKIRKIIAKYPQISYVITQTGRNDDGTDPFPANRNEILVGLKDYKLWSDTIAKKDLVEIIKKDLRQEIPSVQFSSGQPIIDQVMEIVNGSAADLAVSVVGDDLEMMRKKAETIAQIAKNTQGADNVNIEQEGDQEQLAIDINREQAARFGINVADIQNMIEVAIGGKTISTLYDGAKRYDIVVRFLPQYRNSIDAIKDILVPSSNGALIPMNQLANIHFVEGQTNIYRYGSKRMITVRTNIKGRDQGSFVKELQEKVGKNVTVPKGYSIIYGGQYENLERAGKQLAFTIPLTIIMVFLFLFMLYKNFQHTMITMSCILFALGGGIMALLIRGYYFNVSAGVGFVSIFGISVMSGVLLVSALNRKTLFKDDDLQENVLIASKEQLRALLSILVVAIVGLIPAATSSGIGSDVQRPLATVIIGGLTSTLFFAPILIPPLYFWMNEKKMK; this comes from the coding sequence ATGATCAAAAATTTACTAATATTCAGCCTTCGTAACCGCTGGGTTATAATTGCAATCAGCGTTGTTTTAATGTCGATTGGTTTTTGGTGTTTTACCAAATTAAAAATTGAAGCATATCCAGACATTGCAGATACCAATGTGATTGTAGTAGCGCAATATGACGGAAGAGCAGCTGAGGAAGTAGAACAACAAGTTACGGTTCCTATTGAAAGAGCCTTACAGAATACCCCAAATGTTTTGGACCGAAGAAGCAGAACTATTTTTGGCTTGTCTGTAGTACAACTTACTTTTAAAGATGGTACTGATGATTATTTTGCCCGTCAGCAGGTAACAGAACGGCTTACAGAGGCCGAATTACCTGATGGAGTTACGCCTTCATTAGCACCGCTTTCTACCGCCGTTGGTGAAATTTTTAGATATGTCGTAGAAGCACCAGCAAATTACAGCCAGGCAGAACTTAGAGATTTGCAGGATTGGGTTATAAAACCTGCATTGCTTCAAGTTCCAGGAATTGCCGATGTAACAACTTTTGGTGGACCATTAAAGCAGTTTCACATTATAACTTCGCCAGAAAAATTAAGAAAATACAATCTTACGCTGAAAAATGTGATGGATGCAGTAGATGCAAACAATCTAAACACAGGCGGAAATATAATTGAAAGAGGCGGACAAGGTTTTGCGGTACGTGGTTTAGGGGCAATTAAAACCGAGCGAGATATTCAAAACATTGTTCTTAAATCTGAAAATGGAGTTCCGGTTTTTGTTCGTGATGTAGCTACTGTCGAAATTACGCCACCGCCGCCAAGTGGTGTTATGGGTTATACCGTTACCAAAGACAAAAAAGACGTAAGCAGTGGCGTTGAAGGAATTATTCTTTTAAGAAGATATGAAAATCCGAGTGAGGTTTTGAAATTGTTAAAAGAAAGAATGGCCGATTTAGAGGAAAATGATTTGCCTCAAAATGTAAAACTGCGTCCTATGTACGACAGAACTTTCTTGATCGATCATTCGCTGGAAACTGTTGCACATACATTATTTGAAGGAATTTCTATTGTAATTATATTATTGATTTTGTTTCTCGGAAGTGTCAGAAGCGCATTGGTTGTAGCCTTGACGATTCCGTTTTCATTATTGTTTGCTTTTATTTTAATGAGATTGACCGGCATTCCTGCGAATTTGCTTTCGCTTGGCGCAATAGATTTCGGAATTATTGTCGATGGTGCCTGTTTAATGGCAGAACATCTTATAAGAAAATACCGAACAGCTACACCAGAAGAGAAACAACAGGGAATTGTGCAAATTACTCTTCAGGCCGCACAGGAAGTAGGAAGGGAAATTTTCTTTTCTGTAACCATTATCATTTTGGCTTATATGCCAATACTTTTAATGACCAGAGTAGAGGGGAAATTGTTTTCTCCAATGGCTTTGACTTTGGCTTTTGCTGTTATTGGTTCAATGCTCGGAGCACTTACCTTTATTCCGGTTCTAATTTCATTTGTTTATAAAAAGGCAATGCTTGATGTCGATAAACCTATAAAAGAACACAAAAATGTGGTGTTGGATTTTTTGACCAAATCATACGAAAAAGCATTAGCTCGATTTTTAAATAATTATAAAAAAACAACGGTAATTGGTTTTTCGATTGTTGCAATATTTATTTTATGTGGATTAAAATTAGGAACAGAATTTTTACCAACATTAGACGAAGGATCAATCTTTTTAAGAGGAAATTTTCCAGCCGGAATTTCGATACAGGAAAACGCAAAATATGCTCCTAAAATTCGAAAAATAATTGCAAAATATCCTCAAATATCATACGTAATAACGCAAACAGGACGCAATGATGACGGTACCGATCCATTTCCTGCCAATAGAAATGAGATTTTAGTAGGATTAAAAGATTACAAACTCTGGAGCGATACAATTGCCAAGAAAGATTTGGTCGAAATAATAAAAAAAGATCTGCGACAAGAAATTCCATCGGTGCAATTTTCTTCGGGACAGCCTATTATTGATCAGGTTATGGAAATTGTTAACGGAAGTGCGGCAGATTTGGCAGTTTCTGTTGTAGGCGATGATTTGGAAATGATGAGAAAAAAAGCTGAAACCATTGCCCAAATTGCTAAAAATACTCAAGGTGCGGATAATGTTAATATTGAACAAGAAGGCGATCAAGAACAATTGGCAATTGATATTAATAGGGAACAAGCAGCGAGATTTGGAATCAATGTAGCCGATATTCAAAATATGATTGAGGTGGCAATTGGCGGAAAAACAATTTCAACTTTGTATGATGGAGCAAAACGTTATGACATTGTAGTACGTTTTTTGCCACAGTACAGAAACTCTATTGACGCGATCAAAGATATTTTGGTGCCCTCTTCAAACGGTGCATTAATCCCAATGAATCAGTTGGCAAACATACATTTTGTGGAAGGGCAAACGAATATTTATCGGTATGGCAGTAAACGCATGATTACGGTTAGAACTAATATCAAAGGCAGGGATCAAGGAAGTTTTGTAAAAGAATTGCAAGAAAAAGTAGGGAAAAATGTAACTGTCCCTAAAGGATACAGCATCATTTATGGTGGGCAATATGAAAATTTGGAACGAGCAGGAAAACAATTGGCATTCACGATTCCGCTAACCATTATTATGGTTTTCTTGTTTTTGTTTATGCTGTATAAAAATTTTCAGCATACCATGATTACAATGAGTTGTATTTTGTTTGCTTTGGGCGGAGGCATTATGGCTTTGCTTATCAGAGGGTATTACTTTAATGTTTCTGCAGGTGTTGGTTTTGTGAGCATTTTTGGGATTTCAGTAATGTCGGGAGTACTTCTTGTATCGGCATTAAACAGAAAAACATTGTTTAAGGATGATGATTTGCAGGAAAACGTATTGATAGCTTCAAAAGAGCAATTAAGAGCTTTATTATCGATTTTGGTGGTCGCAATTGTTGGTCTTATTCCCGCAGCTACATCTTCAGGTATTGGTTCAGATGTACAGCGTCCACTGGCAACGGTAATCATTGGTGGATTGACGAGCACCTTATTTTTTGCTCCAATATTAATTCCGCCTTTATATTTTTGGATGAATGAGAAAAAAATGAAATAA
- a CDS encoding NAD-dependent succinate-semialdehyde dehydrogenase, whose product MIKSINPYNQEIVFEIAEFDKKEVENAINKAEAQYTIWKETHFSERSILMRAVGEELRKNSREYAQIITQEMGKPITQAIAEVQKCAALCDFYAENASKMLSDKIIETEAYKSYVSYEPIGIVLAIMPWNFPFWQVMRFAVPALMAGNVAILKHASNVMKSATNIEKIFEKAGFPEGCFTNLLIGSKMVEEIIRNPKVRAVTLTGSEAAGRAVATVAGSEIKKTVLELGGSNALVVFADCNLQQTVKTCVQARFQNAGQSCIAGKRLLVESSISGEFTKAFLEEVSKLRSGDPLNEETTIGTMARIDLAEELEKQLQDALNKGAEVLLGGKRNKAYFEPTVIGNVTTDMSIFKEEVFGPLIGITVFKNEEEAIALSNNSPFGLGVTIFTEDFEKASRLVPKFNEGAVFVNELVKSDQRLPFGGTKNSGYGRELSQDGIQEFVNKKTVYINKY is encoded by the coding sequence ATGATAAAGTCTATAAATCCATATAATCAAGAGATCGTGTTCGAGATTGCTGAATTCGATAAAAAAGAGGTCGAAAATGCAATCAACAAGGCTGAGGCACAATATACGATTTGGAAAGAAACTCATTTTTCTGAGCGTTCAATATTGATGAGAGCAGTAGGTGAGGAATTGAGGAAAAATTCACGTGAATATGCTCAAATTATAACTCAAGAAATGGGAAAACCGATTACTCAAGCCATAGCAGAAGTACAAAAATGTGCCGCTTTATGTGATTTTTATGCAGAGAATGCCTCGAAAATGCTTTCTGATAAAATAATCGAAACCGAAGCATATAAAAGTTACGTAAGCTATGAACCAATAGGAATCGTTTTGGCGATTATGCCATGGAATTTTCCTTTCTGGCAGGTTATGCGTTTTGCTGTTCCAGCACTGATGGCAGGAAATGTTGCAATTTTAAAACATGCCAGCAATGTTATGAAAAGTGCTACAAATATTGAAAAAATATTTGAAAAAGCGGGTTTTCCTGAAGGATGTTTTACGAATTTGCTTATTGGAAGCAAAATGGTAGAAGAAATTATAAGAAACCCTAAAGTCAGAGCCGTTACATTGACGGGAAGTGAAGCTGCGGGACGAGCTGTAGCAACTGTCGCCGGAAGTGAAATTAAAAAAACAGTCTTAGAACTTGGAGGAAGTAATGCCTTGGTCGTTTTTGCCGACTGCAATTTGCAGCAGACAGTTAAAACTTGCGTTCAAGCGCGCTTTCAAAATGCAGGGCAGAGCTGTATCGCCGGGAAACGTCTGCTAGTAGAATCATCTATTTCGGGAGAATTCACAAAAGCATTTTTAGAGGAGGTAAGCAAACTTCGGTCAGGAGATCCTTTGAATGAGGAAACAACAATTGGCACTATGGCGCGTATTGATCTTGCAGAAGAATTAGAAAAACAACTTCAAGATGCATTAAATAAAGGAGCAGAAGTTTTGTTGGGAGGCAAAAGAAACAAAGCTTATTTTGAACCTACAGTTATTGGAAATGTTACAACAGACATGTCTATTTTTAAAGAAGAAGTTTTTGGTCCATTGATTGGAATTACTGTTTTTAAAAATGAAGAAGAAGCAATTGCGCTTTCAAACAACAGTCCATTTGGACTTGGAGTCACAATTTTTACAGAAGATTTCGAAAAAGCGTCTAGATTAGTGCCGAAATTTAACGAAGGTGCGGTGTTTGTAAACGAACTGGTGAAGAGTGATCAGAGATTGCCTTTTGGAGGAACTAAAAATTCGGGATATGGTCGTGAACTTTCACAAGATGGGATTCAGGAATTTGTAAACAAGAAAACAGTTTATATTAATAAATATTAA
- a CDS encoding DUF1826 domain-containing protein: MSNEFSANNQIGIVSTFFELVNTDFKGETNALCWHRDLDGDFKEIVAKLSLEENITEIFPEDLLALQLSEKGNIAREIILNDLQLLTDFGASPSLNLLKCYERDDEFDFISTDVYSFHVDRSPIATDTFLCTYHGASSDIIQNSQAEQKVLIPEIRAKLKELYNGPEEEFENFLTENYFDLHYQINENATPINLGKMHLWRLAVDHPKQQVLPCIHRAPKENEGEYRLLLIC; the protein is encoded by the coding sequence ATTAGTAATGAATTTTCTGCCAACAATCAAATAGGAATTGTATCTACTTTTTTTGAGCTTGTGAACACAGATTTCAAAGGAGAAACAAATGCCTTATGTTGGCACAGAGATTTGGATGGCGATTTTAAAGAGATTGTTGCTAAATTATCTTTAGAAGAAAATATAACCGAAATTTTTCCTGAAGATCTACTAGCGTTGCAACTTTCAGAAAAAGGAAATATAGCAAGAGAAATAATTTTGAATGATTTGCAATTATTAACTGATTTTGGAGCTTCACCGTCTCTTAATTTGCTGAAATGCTACGAACGTGATGACGAATTTGATTTCATATCGACTGATGTTTATTCGTTTCATGTCGATCGTTCGCCCATTGCAACAGATACTTTTTTATGCACCTATCACGGAGCATCAAGTGACATTATACAAAACTCACAAGCAGAACAAAAAGTTTTAATTCCAGAAATCCGAGCAAAACTAAAAGAGTTGTATAACGGGCCGGAGGAAGAATTTGAAAACTTTTTAACAGAAAATTATTTCGACTTGCATTATCAGATAAACGAGAACGCTACACCTATTAATTTAGGAAAAATGCATCTTTGGCGTTTAGCTGTAGATCACCCGAAACAACAGGTTTTGCCTTGCATTCACAGAGCTCCAAAAGAAAATGAAGGCGAGTATCGATTGTTGTTGATTTGTTGA
- a CDS encoding S41 family peptidase → MFLLNFVLSVKESKLKINTNTDGLFTKNYDYKWIEQYSHNKELYNNLKNLENNASIANYYTSKSGIPTFENEKGFKAFDYKIKSHRLLELFSFWNVIQYHYVNKYLMNKNWFNQLENFIGDFANSNSQLKYELAKTNLIVSLNDSHSYYFSKTVVDSLLKFKPPVSVVNINDTLVVTGIFNKLAEKDDLKLGDLIIEINDTGIKSFQKQKIGSMISSSNDTHLKFWARYIMWNKEDSIKVKIKRKDAITTKYIHLYNTFSKDEEHSSLPFFSYKKEWQIIDDNIGYINLGKISKEDIEKALEAFSNTNGIILDLRNYPKNISGSEIAEYTYPERKEFIKVLSPLAERPSLANFGKPSISRIIDPFKAGSKNSKYYNKKIILLVNTSTQSKAEYIGMIIQQSPSCTTVGQTTSGAPLNVAVFKLPDGTEIQFTSMGGFYPDGTGVQRNGLKIDHFVKETTSNFTADQYILKGIELINAVKNIAN, encoded by the coding sequence GTGTTTTTATTAAATTTTGTTTTATCAGTTAAAGAAAGTAAACTAAAAATCAATACCAATACAGATGGTTTGTTTACAAAAAACTATGATTATAAATGGATTGAGCAATATTCACACAACAAAGAACTTTACAATAACCTAAAAAACTTAGAAAATAATGCAAGTATTGCCAATTATTACACTTCAAAAAGCGGCATCCCAACTTTCGAAAATGAAAAAGGATTTAAAGCATTTGACTATAAAATAAAAAGCCACAGATTATTGGAACTATTTAGTTTTTGGAATGTTATCCAATATCATTATGTAAATAAATATCTGATGAACAAAAACTGGTTTAATCAATTAGAAAATTTTATTGGTGATTTCGCAAACAGCAATTCTCAATTAAAGTATGAGTTGGCAAAAACCAATTTAATCGTATCACTAAACGATTCACATTCCTATTATTTCTCAAAGACAGTAGTAGATTCTTTGCTTAAATTTAAGCCACCAGTCTCTGTGGTGAATATTAATGATACTTTAGTAGTCACAGGAATATTCAATAAATTGGCAGAAAAAGATGATTTGAAACTAGGGGACTTGATTATTGAGATTAATGATACAGGCATTAAATCTTTTCAAAAGCAAAAAATAGGATCAATGATTTCTTCTTCAAATGATACTCATTTAAAATTTTGGGCGAGATACATAATGTGGAATAAGGAAGATAGTATTAAAGTCAAAATAAAAAGAAAAGATGCTATTACTACAAAATATATTCATCTTTATAATACTTTTTCTAAAGATGAGGAACATTCTAGCCTCCCATTTTTTTCCTATAAAAAAGAATGGCAAATCATTGATGATAATATTGGCTATATAAATCTTGGTAAAATTTCAAAAGAGGATATCGAAAAAGCATTAGAAGCTTTTTCAAATACTAATGGGATTATATTAGACTTAAGAAATTATCCTAAAAATATTTCAGGCTCAGAAATTGCCGAATATACCTATCCTGAAAGAAAAGAGTTTATTAAAGTTCTTTCACCATTAGCAGAAAGACCATCTTTGGCAAACTTTGGCAAACCTTCAATCAGTAGGATCATAGATCCTTTTAAAGCTGGCAGCAAAAACTCAAAATACTACAATAAAAAAATTATTCTATTAGTAAACACTTCCACTCAAAGTAAGGCTGAGTACATAGGAATGATTATTCAACAATCTCCTTCTTGTACAACTGTAGGCCAAACGACATCGGGTGCTCCATTGAATGTTGCCGTTTTTAAACTGCCTGATGGAACAGAAATTCAATTTACTTCAATGGGAGGATTTTATCCTGATGGTACGGGTGTGCAAAGAAACGGTTTGAAAATAGACCACTTTGTAAAGGAAACCACATCAAATTTTACCGCCGATCAATATATTCTTAAAGGAATTGAATTAATAAATGCTGTAAAAAACATTGCGAATTAA
- a CDS encoding YdeI/OmpD-associated family protein, with the protein MENYNKDVTAYIEKMADFAKPILNNLREIVFSTCPEVEENIKWGTPHYSYKGDHLVMMGGFKQHCSFSLYKAELMNDKDIQVSVAAGKKFGYMDKIKDVSELPTKEKLVAYIKEAMVLNENGKAKPKPVKEKSSGEAVAPKEFMDALAKDSKATEIFESKSPSFRKNYIIWIADAKTDETRNKRIVQSLEWIAEGKDRFWQSKK; encoded by the coding sequence ATGGAAAATTATAATAAAGACGTTACGGCATACATCGAAAAAATGGCCGATTTTGCAAAACCTATTCTTAATAATTTACGTGAAATAGTTTTTAGCACTTGTCCCGAAGTAGAAGAAAATATTAAATGGGGAACACCGCATTATTCTTATAAAGGCGATCATTTAGTGATGATGGGCGGTTTCAAACAACATTGTTCTTTTAGTTTGTATAAGGCAGAATTAATGAACGACAAGGATATACAGGTAAGTGTTGCGGCTGGAAAAAAGTTTGGTTATATGGATAAGATTAAAGATGTATCTGAATTGCCAACTAAAGAAAAATTAGTCGCCTACATTAAAGAAGCAATGGTTTTAAATGAGAATGGCAAGGCCAAACCAAAACCCGTAAAAGAAAAATCATCGGGAGAAGCTGTAGCGCCTAAAGAATTTATGGACGCATTAGCAAAAGACAGCAAAGCAACCGAAATTTTTGAAAGCAAATCGCCATCTTTCCGTAAAAATTATATTATTTGGATTGCAGATGCAAAGACAGATGAAACCAGAAATAAAAGAATTGTCCAATCTTTAGAATGGATTGCAGAAGGAAAAGACAGATTTTGGCAATCAAAAAAATAA
- a CDS encoding amino acid permease has product MKKNRDATEENQLKRGLTNRHIQLIALGGSIGTGLFLGIGPAAVLAGPSVILGYAIAGIIAFFIMRQLGEMVVEEPVSGSFSYFAYKYCGSFAGFASGWNYWILYILVSMAELTAIGVYVQFWWPEIPLWASSLFFFLVINALNFASVKVYGETEFWFSIIKVVAIIAMILFGTYLLISGTGGEHATIHNLYNDGGFFPKGIFEKTATGDFQGLLSAMALIMFSFGGLELIGITAAEAENPEKNIPKATNQVIYRILIFYVGALVILFALSPWRQITTDSSPFVMVFQNLNGMEFELFGHKIFFTSLIANVLNLIVLTAALSVYNSSVYSNSRMLFGLADQGNAPKFLKKLNKHSVPINAILISSCFAAICILINKIMPEEAFSVLMSLVVSCLVINWVMISYTHLQFRRAKDKENTKTKFASIFYPMSNYICFAFLLGILAIMWMTNMKISVELIPIWLGILFIFYKVFDTKK; this is encoded by the coding sequence GTGAAAAAAAATCGAGATGCTACAGAAGAAAATCAGCTTAAACGCGGATTGACCAACCGACATATTCAATTAATAGCCTTAGGCGGATCTATAGGAACAGGCCTTTTCCTTGGTATTGGTCCAGCAGCTGTTTTAGCAGGACCTTCTGTTATCTTAGGATATGCTATCGCCGGAATTATCGCTTTTTTTATTATGAGACAACTTGGCGAAATGGTTGTTGAAGAACCTGTATCTGGAAGTTTTAGCTATTTTGCCTATAAATATTGCGGTTCTTTTGCCGGTTTTGCATCAGGTTGGAATTATTGGATATTGTATATTCTAGTCAGTATGGCTGAACTTACTGCCATTGGGGTTTACGTGCAATTTTGGTGGCCTGAAATTCCGCTTTGGGCATCCAGTTTATTTTTCTTCTTAGTAATTAATGCTTTGAATTTTGCCTCTGTAAAAGTGTACGGAGAAACTGAATTTTGGTTTTCAATAATAAAAGTTGTGGCAATTATTGCTATGATTCTTTTCGGTACTTATTTGCTTATAAGCGGTACAGGAGGAGAGCACGCTACTATTCATAATTTATATAACGATGGCGGATTCTTTCCAAAAGGCATCTTTGAAAAAACCGCAACTGGAGATTTTCAAGGTTTACTTTCGGCTATGGCGCTGATTATGTTCTCCTTTGGTGGTTTAGAACTAATTGGAATTACTGCTGCCGAGGCTGAAAACCCAGAAAAAAACATTCCAAAAGCAACCAATCAGGTTATTTATAGAATCCTGATATTTTATGTTGGTGCATTGGTCATTTTATTTGCTTTATCGCCTTGGAGACAAATTACAACAGACAGCAGTCCGTTTGTAATGGTTTTTCAAAATTTAAACGGAATGGAATTTGAGTTGTTTGGCCACAAAATATTCTTTACAAGCCTTATCGCAAATGTGCTTAATTTGATTGTATTGACAGCTGCATTATCGGTGTATAACAGCAGTGTTTATAGCAACTCACGTATGTTGTTTGGTTTAGCAGATCAGGGCAATGCTCCAAAGTTTTTAAAGAAGCTAAACAAACATTCAGTGCCAATTAATGCCATTTTAATTTCTTCATGTTTTGCGGCTATCTGTATTTTAATAAACAAAATAATGCCAGAAGAAGCTTTTAGTGTTTTAATGTCTTTAGTGGTGTCTTGCTTAGTGATTAATTGGGTTATGATTTCCTATACGCACCTGCAATTTAGGCGTGCAAAAGACAAAGAAAATACGAAAACGAAATTTGCTTCTATATTTTATCCAATGAGCAATTACATCTGTTTTGCATTTTTATTGGGTATTTTAGCCATCATGTGGATGACGAATATGAAGATATCCGTAGAATTAATTCCAATTTGGCTGGGGATTCTTTTTATATTTTATAAAGTTTTTGATACAAAGAAATAA
- a CDS encoding type II toxin-antitoxin system RelE/ParE family toxin translates to MYNYFLSSEAKEDLRRIYYYGVSTFGINQADSYFNMFYDCFEKIEENPFLFPSADHIKKGYRYCVCGVDTIYYRINGDKRVEIITIIGRQDF, encoded by the coding sequence ATGTATAACTACTTTTTAAGTAGCGAAGCCAAAGAAGATTTAAGAAGAATTTATTATTATGGTGTTAGTACGTTCGGCATTAATCAGGCTGACAGCTATTTTAATATGTTTTATGATTGTTTTGAAAAAATAGAAGAAAATCCTTTTCTATTCCCATCTGCTGATCACATTAAAAAAGGATATCGTTATTGCGTTTGTGGTGTTGATACTATTTACTACCGAATTAATGGAGACAAACGAGTAGAGATTATTACTATTATTGGAAGACAAGACTTTTAA
- a CDS encoding type II toxin-antitoxin system ParD family antitoxin, with translation MTRQSISLTTPNEEWLKNQVNTEEFSSKSEVINYLIKQARSREEYFEFVRAKIDKGEKSGFAKKQTKEEMLAEFKKDQSNV, from the coding sequence ATGACACGACAAAGTATATCATTGACTACACCTAATGAAGAATGGTTGAAGAATCAGGTTAATACAGAAGAGTTTAGCAGTAAAAGCGAAGTTATCAACTATTTGATTAAGCAAGCTCGTTCAAGAGAAGAATACTTTGAGTTTGTAAGAGCTAAAATAGATAAGGGAGAAAAAAGCGGATTTGCAAAAAAACAAACTAAAGAAGAAATGTTAGCCGAATTTAAAAAAGATCAGTCTAATGTATAA